One window of the Nocardioides jiangxiensis genome contains the following:
- the coaD gene encoding pantetheine-phosphate adenylyltransferase produces the protein MRIAVCPGSFDPVTNGHIDIFSRAAGLFDEVIVATGLNPSKTRLFTPEERIDMLTEACRQFPNVRVSGFNGLLTAFCQEQGAVAIVKGLRAVSDYEYELQMAQMNSSLAEVETVFIPTSPEYSFLASSLVKEVAMFGGDVSGLVPDFVRERLITRLEERKRANG, from the coding sequence GTGCGCATCGCAGTGTGTCCGGGGTCGTTCGACCCGGTGACCAACGGCCACATCGACATCTTCAGTCGCGCGGCTGGCCTCTTCGACGAGGTCATCGTCGCGACCGGCCTCAACCCGTCCAAGACCCGTCTCTTCACGCCCGAGGAGCGGATCGACATGCTCACCGAGGCGTGCCGGCAGTTCCCCAACGTGCGGGTCTCCGGCTTCAACGGGCTGCTGACGGCGTTCTGCCAGGAGCAGGGCGCGGTCGCGATCGTGAAGGGCCTCCGCGCCGTCAGTGACTACGAGTACGAGCTGCAGATGGCGCAGATGAACTCCTCGCTGGCGGAGGTCGAGACGGTCTTCATCCCGACCAGCCCCGAGTACTCCTTCCTGGCCTCCAGCCTGGTCAAGGAGGTCGCGATGTTCGGCGGCGACGTCTCCGGCCTGGTGCCCGACTTCGTCCGCGAGCGCCTGATCACGCGCCTCGAGGAGCGCAAGCGCGCCAACGGCTGA
- a CDS encoding YceD family protein, which yields MTTHLDPRAPLVLDTRELGRRPGSQREVHQTVPAPADLGIELLGVPEGAPVELDLRLEAVMEGVLVTGSAYADLEGECARCLEPIRDEIEVRFQELYVYDDEERAADDDEEELRTEGDLVDLEPVLRDAVVLALPFQPLCEDDCPGLCIDCGARLADDPDHTHEAPIDPRWAGLAALQDPQTSKTED from the coding sequence ATGACCACCCACCTGGACCCGAGAGCGCCGCTCGTGCTCGATACACGCGAGCTCGGCCGCCGCCCGGGGTCCCAGCGGGAGGTCCATCAGACCGTTCCGGCGCCGGCAGATCTCGGCATCGAGCTCCTCGGTGTCCCCGAAGGTGCGCCGGTCGAGCTCGACCTGCGCCTGGAGGCGGTCATGGAGGGCGTTCTCGTCACCGGGTCGGCGTACGCCGACCTCGAGGGTGAGTGCGCGCGGTGCCTGGAGCCGATCCGCGACGAGATCGAGGTGCGGTTCCAGGAGCTCTACGTCTACGACGACGAGGAGCGCGCCGCGGATGACGACGAGGAAGAGCTCCGCACGGAGGGCGACCTGGTCGATCTCGAGCCGGTGCTGCGTGACGCGGTGGTGCTCGCACTCCCGTTCCAGCCCCTGTGCGAGGACGACTGTCCCGGACTGTGCATCGACTGCGGTGCCCGGCTCGCGGACGACCCGGACCACACGCACGAGGCGCCGATCGACCCTCGCTGGGCCGGCCTCGCCGCCCTGCAGGACCCCCAGACAAGCAAGACCGAAGACTGA
- the rpmF gene encoding 50S ribosomal protein L32: MAVPKRKMSRSNTRHRRSAWKAVVPTLATCSNPACGAKVLPHRACGECGQYGAKAARRQVL, encoded by the coding sequence GTGGCTGTTCCGAAGCGGAAGATGTCGCGCAGCAACACCCGTCACCGCCGTTCGGCGTGGAAGGCCGTCGTGCCGACCCTCGCCACGTGCTCCAACCCGGCGTGTGGCGCCAAGGTCCTCCCGCACCGCGCGTGTGGCGAGTGCGGCCAGTACGGCGCCAAGGCGGCTCGCCGCCAGGTGCTCTGA
- the rnc gene encoding ribonuclease III has protein sequence MTTYDALRAALGDPVLDAELLERALTHRSFAYENGGLPTNERLEFLGDSVLGIVVTESLYRTHPDLSEGRLAKLRAAVVNARALAGVARTIGLGEHIKLGKGEESTGGRDKASILSDTVEAVIGAVYLSGGFEVAGTLIHLLFDPLMESAAQLGAGLDWKTSLQELSAERSLGVPEYVIEGSGPDHMRHFVAQVRVGDQLYGHGEGRSKKEAEQQAAETAYTEISAIPVESADTAAG, from the coding sequence CTGACCACGTACGACGCGCTCCGGGCAGCTCTCGGCGATCCGGTCCTGGACGCCGAGCTGCTCGAGCGCGCGCTCACGCACCGTTCGTTCGCCTACGAGAACGGCGGACTGCCGACCAACGAGCGCCTGGAGTTCCTGGGCGACTCGGTGCTCGGCATCGTGGTCACGGAGTCGCTCTACCGCACCCACCCGGACCTCTCCGAGGGCCGGCTGGCGAAGCTGCGGGCCGCGGTCGTCAACGCCCGCGCGCTCGCAGGGGTGGCCCGCACCATCGGCCTCGGCGAGCACATCAAGCTCGGCAAGGGCGAGGAGTCGACCGGCGGTCGTGACAAGGCGTCGATCCTGTCCGACACGGTCGAGGCCGTCATCGGTGCGGTCTACCTGTCCGGTGGATTCGAGGTCGCCGGCACCCTGATCCACCTCCTCTTCGACCCGCTCATGGAGTCCGCTGCGCAGCTCGGCGCCGGCCTCGACTGGAAGACGTCGCTGCAGGAGCTGTCCGCCGAGCGCTCGCTCGGCGTGCCCGAGTACGTCATCGAGGGCTCCGGCCCCGACCACATGCGCCACTTCGTCGCGCAGGTCCGGGTCGGTGACCAGCTCTACGGCCACGGCGAGGGCCGCTCGAAGAAGGAAGCCGAGCAGCAGGCCGCCGAGACGGCGTACACCGAGATCTCCGCGATCCCGGTCGAGTCCGCCGACACCGCCGCGGGCTGA
- the mutM gene encoding bifunctional DNA-formamidopyrimidine glycosylase/DNA-(apurinic or apyrimidinic site) lyase, with product MPELPEVEVVRRGLEAHALDRVITGVEVLHDRPVRRSPGGAAAFADALLGRSFTAARRRGKYLWLPLSAGSSTPTSPPANDQADDAVIGHLGMSGQMLVQPVGAPDERHLRVRFRLDDGQELRFVDQRMFGGLAVSPGGAGLPPEIAHIALDPLDADFDPAAVVARIRKRTSGVKRLLLDQTLVSGVGNIYADEALWRSRLHGERPGDMLTRAEGMELLGHVRDVMTEALAQGGTSFDALYVNVNGQSGYFERSLNAYGREDEPCRRCGTAMRRTAFMNRSSYFCPACQRPPRLRRG from the coding sequence ATGCCCGAGCTGCCCGAGGTCGAGGTCGTACGCCGCGGCCTCGAGGCCCACGCGCTCGACCGCGTGATCACCGGCGTGGAGGTCCTCCACGACCGCCCGGTACGCCGCTCGCCCGGCGGCGCGGCCGCCTTCGCCGACGCGCTCCTCGGTCGCTCCTTCACCGCTGCCCGTCGGCGCGGCAAGTACCTCTGGCTGCCGCTCTCCGCAGGGTCTTCCACCCCCACCTCTCCGCCGGCCAACGACCAGGCGGACGACGCCGTGATCGGCCACCTCGGCATGAGCGGCCAGATGCTCGTGCAGCCGGTGGGTGCACCGGACGAGAGGCACCTGCGGGTCCGCTTCCGCCTCGACGACGGGCAGGAGCTGCGCTTCGTCGACCAGCGCATGTTCGGCGGCCTCGCGGTGTCGCCCGGGGGAGCGGGCCTGCCTCCGGAGATCGCCCACATCGCCCTCGATCCGCTCGACGCCGACTTCGACCCCGCTGCCGTGGTGGCCCGGATCAGGAAGCGGACGTCCGGAGTGAAGCGGCTGCTCCTGGACCAGACCCTCGTCAGCGGTGTGGGCAACATCTATGCGGACGAAGCCCTGTGGCGCTCACGCCTGCACGGCGAGCGACCGGGTGACATGCTCACGCGGGCGGAGGGCATGGAGCTGCTCGGACACGTGCGTGACGTCATGACCGAGGCGCTGGCCCAGGGCGGCACCTCGTTCGACGCGCTCTACGTCAACGTCAACGGCCAGTCGGGCTACTTCGAGCGCTCGCTCAACGCGTACGGCCGCGAGGACGAGCCCTGCCGCCGGTGCGGTACGGCGATGCGGCGCACGGCGTTCATGAACCGCTCGTCGTACTTCTGCCCGGCGTGCCAGCGGCCGCCGCGGCTTCGTCGCGGGTAA
- a CDS encoding MFS transporter codes for MSTLVDRLVPARLGPDVRRLVGATWLGQLADGMAMVAGPLAVASLTASPFLVAVAVALHRLPVLLAGPYAAFLADLVNRRLLVVGADLVRAAVLALVALLLALGAASLSVLLVVMVVLGGAETLADAARGPVLPMLVDQAHEQDTVGARLDGGFVAGTQLVGPALGAALFAVGRPAPFLVQTLLVAAAAAAFARIRLAGPSRGPAPVGERRPVRTGLRRIAVDPALSGLVLSGLAAQAAWAGGWALLVVYAKVQLGLGPTGFGLLVATAAVGGMVGVAVRPLVGWLTHRVRAVTPGRIVLAGLGLEASGQLTLARLHDRWGAAATVAALAAVGFVAGDVARELRRARTAGEGAADAVAAATATLGLAAAVAGCLAGGLLAALGGIAAAYVGGAAVLGLALILLFRRVVAL; via the coding sequence GTGAGCACCCTCGTCGACCGCCTCGTCCCGGCCCGCCTGGGCCCGGACGTCCGACGGCTCGTCGGTGCCACCTGGCTGGGCCAGCTCGCCGACGGCATGGCGATGGTCGCGGGCCCGCTCGCGGTCGCGTCGCTGACCGCCTCGCCGTTCCTCGTCGCGGTGGCCGTCGCCCTGCACCGGCTGCCGGTCCTCCTCGCCGGCCCGTACGCCGCGTTCCTCGCCGACCTCGTCAACCGGCGACTGCTCGTGGTGGGCGCGGACCTGGTCCGCGCCGCGGTGCTGGCCCTCGTCGCCCTCCTCCTCGCGCTCGGGGCCGCCTCGCTCTCCGTCCTGCTCGTGGTGATGGTCGTGCTCGGTGGTGCGGAGACGCTCGCGGATGCTGCCCGTGGGCCTGTGCTCCCGATGCTGGTGGACCAGGCGCACGAGCAGGACACCGTCGGAGCGCGCCTGGACGGCGGCTTCGTCGCCGGCACGCAGCTGGTGGGCCCGGCTCTCGGTGCCGCGCTCTTCGCCGTGGGACGACCGGCCCCGTTCCTCGTCCAGACCCTGCTGGTGGCCGCGGCCGCAGCCGCGTTCGCGCGGATCAGGCTCGCGGGTCCCTCCCGGGGCCCGGCTCCGGTGGGGGAGCGTCGTCCGGTCCGCACCGGCCTGCGACGGATCGCCGTGGACCCGGCGCTCTCCGGGCTCGTCCTCTCCGGACTCGCCGCGCAGGCGGCGTGGGCGGGCGGATGGGCCCTGCTGGTCGTGTACGCGAAGGTCCAGCTCGGGCTCGGGCCGACCGGTTTCGGGCTGCTCGTCGCGACGGCAGCGGTGGGTGGCATGGTCGGGGTCGCGGTCCGGCCGCTGGTCGGGTGGCTCACGCACCGGGTGAGGGCGGTCACCCCGGGGCGGATCGTGCTGGCTGGCCTCGGGCTCGAGGCGTCCGGTCAGCTCACCCTCGCCCGGCTCCACGACCGCTGGGGAGCGGCTGCCACCGTCGCCGCCCTCGCTGCGGTCGGCTTCGTCGCCGGTGACGTCGCGCGCGAGCTGCGCCGTGCCCGGACCGCGGGCGAGGGCGCTGCCGACGCCGTCGCCGCGGCCACGGCGACGCTCGGGCTCGCCGCAGCGGTCGCGGGTTGCCTCGCCGGCGGCCTGCTCGCCGCTCTCGGTGGCATCGCCGCGGCGTACGTCGGGGGAGCGGCGGTGCTGGGGCTCGCCCTGATCCTCCTCTTCCGCCGCGTTGTCGCGTTGTAA
- the smc gene encoding chromosome segregation protein SMC, protein MYLKSLTLKGFKSFASSTTLQLEPGITCIVGPNGSGKSNVVDALAWVMGEASAKSLRGGKMDDVIFAGTSGRPPLGRAEVALTIDNSDGALPIEYAEVTITRTMFRNGGSEYAINGQTCRLLDVQELLSDSGIGREMHVIVGQGQLDQILHATPEDRRGFIEEAAGVLKHRKRKEKALRKLDATEGNLTRLNDLLVEIRRQLKPLGRQAEVARKAATVQADVRDARARLLADDLVTARTALEQEMADESLLVQRRAEIEAAIAEAREAEAALEAALRDDLPALSRAQETLFALSGLRERIRGTASLAAERVRNAAGQADVVTSGGRDPEQLEADAERAKQQEQAIAAEVDTLRVGLDDAIAARKKAEDAASEEERRIAALQRAAADRREGLARLVGQVNALRSRAAAAADEVGRLTLAREDALARAERAQRDFTALETKVAGLDAGEEGLDAEHEEAVEALDALEQQLLDLREQAAAADRDRGALTARREALELGLNRKDGAGALLAATDQVSGLLGSVAALLTVRNGFEAAVAAALGSAADALAVTDPDAAARALGHLRDEDLGRAGFLVGGAPSAPAPGTLPGSAEAWAYDVVDCPTELKPSLARLLAGVAIVADLESAKQVVKADASVTAVTRDGDVLGAHFAAGGSSAGQSLIEIQAAVDEATTQLAEATARSERLVFETSKLEALRLDAQKRVDVALAQLHESDATLAAVAEELGQYGSQVRAARGEAERVAEAIAKAEEARDRDVAGLADLEARLAGAEEAPDEEPDTAERERLIEAARAARQSETDARLALRTAEERSRAIHGRPDALMRQARQEREQRARAAERRERLLREGRAAEAVQVGVRAVLDSLEQSIERASVVRTEVEQSRTTREHELLAVRGRLRDLGREHDELVNSVHRDEMARAQQRMRIEQLEERAIDELGVAVEALIDEYGPHTLVPFTGEVEDGQEPPEPVPFVREEQQKRLKAAERALALLGRVNPLALEEFTAMEERHKFLTEQLEDLKKTRKDLLDIVKEVDARVEQVFAEAWEDVRVAFDHVFARLFPGGEGRLILTDPDNMLTTGIEVEARPPGKKVKRLSLLSGGERSLVAVAFLVALFKARPSPFYILDEVEAALDDTNLGRLLEIYEELRENSQLLVITHQKRTMEVGDALYGVTMRGDGVSAVISQRLRGDD, encoded by the coding sequence GTGTACCTCAAGAGTCTGACCCTGAAGGGCTTCAAGTCCTTCGCGTCATCGACGACCCTGCAGCTCGAGCCGGGCATCACCTGCATCGTCGGACCCAACGGCTCGGGCAAGTCCAACGTCGTCGACGCGCTCGCCTGGGTCATGGGTGAGGCATCCGCGAAGAGCCTGCGTGGCGGCAAGATGGACGACGTCATCTTCGCCGGCACGTCCGGGCGCCCGCCCCTGGGCCGGGCCGAGGTCGCCCTCACCATCGACAACTCCGACGGCGCGCTGCCGATCGAGTACGCCGAGGTGACGATCACCCGCACGATGTTCCGCAACGGCGGTTCGGAGTACGCGATCAACGGCCAGACCTGCCGCCTGCTCGACGTGCAGGAGCTGCTGAGCGACTCCGGCATCGGCCGGGAGATGCACGTCATCGTCGGCCAGGGCCAGCTGGACCAGATCCTGCACGCGACGCCGGAGGACCGCCGCGGCTTCATCGAGGAGGCCGCGGGCGTCCTCAAGCACCGCAAGCGCAAGGAGAAGGCACTCCGCAAGCTCGACGCGACCGAGGGCAACCTGACCCGCCTCAACGACCTGCTCGTCGAGATCCGCCGTCAGCTCAAGCCGCTCGGCCGCCAGGCCGAGGTGGCCCGCAAGGCCGCGACCGTCCAGGCCGACGTCCGCGACGCCCGCGCGCGCCTGCTCGCCGACGACCTCGTGACGGCCCGCACCGCGCTGGAGCAGGAGATGGCCGACGAGTCCCTGCTGGTGCAGCGGCGCGCCGAGATCGAGGCCGCGATCGCGGAGGCGCGCGAGGCCGAGGCGGCGCTGGAAGCGGCGCTTCGCGACGACCTTCCCGCGCTCAGTCGCGCCCAGGAGACGCTGTTCGCCCTCTCCGGGCTGCGCGAGCGGATCCGTGGCACGGCCTCGCTCGCCGCCGAGCGGGTCCGCAACGCCGCCGGCCAGGCCGACGTCGTGACCAGCGGTGGCCGCGACCCCGAGCAGCTCGAGGCCGATGCCGAGCGCGCGAAGCAGCAGGAGCAGGCGATCGCCGCCGAGGTCGACACCCTCCGGGTCGGCCTCGACGACGCGATCGCGGCCCGGAAGAAGGCCGAGGACGCCGCCTCCGAGGAGGAGCGCCGGATCGCCGCGCTCCAGCGGGCCGCCGCCGATCGCCGCGAGGGCCTGGCGCGCCTCGTCGGCCAGGTCAATGCGCTCAGGTCCCGCGCGGCTGCCGCCGCCGACGAGGTGGGCCGCCTGACCCTCGCCCGTGAGGACGCGCTCGCGCGTGCCGAGCGCGCCCAGCGCGACTTCACCGCCCTCGAGACCAAGGTCGCCGGCCTGGACGCAGGCGAGGAGGGACTCGACGCCGAGCACGAGGAGGCGGTCGAGGCGCTCGACGCCCTCGAGCAGCAGCTCCTCGACCTGCGCGAGCAGGCCGCGGCGGCCGACCGCGACCGCGGAGCGCTGACGGCGCGTCGCGAGGCGCTCGAGCTCGGCCTCAACCGCAAGGACGGCGCCGGTGCGCTGCTGGCCGCCACCGACCAGGTCTCCGGCCTGCTCGGCTCGGTCGCCGCCCTGCTGACCGTCAGGAACGGCTTCGAGGCGGCGGTCGCCGCTGCGCTCGGCTCGGCTGCCGACGCGCTCGCCGTCACCGACCCCGACGCCGCGGCGCGGGCGCTCGGGCACCTCCGCGACGAGGACCTCGGCCGGGCCGGCTTCCTGGTCGGCGGGGCCCCGTCCGCACCCGCGCCGGGCACGCTCCCCGGCAGCGCCGAGGCCTGGGCGTACGACGTGGTCGACTGCCCGACGGAGCTCAAGCCGTCGCTGGCCCGTCTGCTCGCGGGTGTCGCGATCGTCGCCGACCTCGAGTCGGCGAAGCAGGTCGTCAAGGCCGATGCCTCCGTCACCGCGGTGACCCGCGACGGCGACGTGCTCGGTGCGCACTTCGCTGCTGGTGGCTCCAGCGCCGGCCAGAGCCTGATCGAGATCCAGGCGGCCGTCGACGAGGCCACCACGCAGCTCGCCGAGGCGACCGCCCGCTCCGAGCGCCTGGTCTTCGAGACCTCGAAGCTCGAGGCCCTGCGCCTCGACGCCCAGAAGCGCGTCGACGTGGCGCTGGCGCAGCTCCACGAGTCCGACGCGACGCTCGCCGCCGTGGCCGAGGAGCTCGGCCAGTACGGCTCGCAGGTGCGGGCCGCGCGCGGTGAGGCCGAGCGTGTCGCCGAGGCCATCGCCAAGGCGGAGGAGGCCCGCGACCGCGACGTCGCCGGGCTCGCCGACCTCGAGGCTCGTCTCGCGGGTGCCGAGGAGGCGCCCGACGAGGAGCCTGACACCGCCGAGCGCGAGCGGCTGATCGAGGCCGCCCGGGCCGCGCGCCAGTCCGAGACCGACGCCCGCCTGGCGCTGCGCACCGCGGAGGAGCGCTCGCGCGCCATCCACGGTCGCCCCGACGCCCTGATGCGCCAGGCCCGTCAGGAGCGCGAGCAGCGGGCCCGCGCCGCCGAGCGCCGCGAGCGGCTGCTCCGGGAGGGGCGGGCGGCCGAGGCGGTCCAGGTCGGGGTGCGTGCCGTGCTCGACAGCCTTGAGCAGTCGATCGAGCGGGCCTCCGTCGTACGCACGGAGGTGGAGCAGTCCCGCACCACGCGCGAGCACGAGCTGCTCGCGGTGCGGGGGCGCCTGCGCGACCTCGGGCGTGAGCACGACGAGCTGGTCAACTCGGTGCACCGCGACGAGATGGCACGAGCCCAGCAGCGCATGCGGATCGAGCAGCTCGAGGAGCGCGCGATCGACGAGCTCGGCGTGGCCGTCGAGGCGCTCATCGACGAGTACGGTCCGCACACGCTGGTCCCGTTCACCGGCGAGGTCGAGGACGGGCAGGAGCCGCCCGAGCCGGTGCCGTTCGTCCGCGAGGAGCAGCAGAAGCGGCTCAAGGCCGCCGAGCGCGCGCTTGCCCTGCTCGGCCGCGTGAACCCGCTCGCGCTCGAGGAGTTCACCGCGATGGAGGAGCGCCACAAGTTCCTCACCGAGCAGCTCGAGGACCTCAAGAAGACCCGCAAGGACCTCCTCGACATCGTGAAGGAGGTCGACGCCCGCGTCGAGCAGGTCTTCGCCGAGGCCTGGGAGGACGTCCGTGTCGCCTTCGACCACGTCTTCGCCCGGCTCTTCCCCGGAGGCGAGGGCCGCCTGATCCTGACCGACCCCGACAACATGCTCACCACCGGCATCGAGGTCGAGGCGCGTCCGCCCGGCAAGAAGGTCAAGCGCCTCTCGTTGCTCTCGGGTGGTGAGCGCTCGCTGGTCGCGGTCGCGTTCCTGGTCGCGCTGTTCAAGGCCCGCCCGTCGCCGTTCTACATCCTCGACGAGGTCGAGGCGGCGCTCGACGACACCAACCTGGGTCGGCTCCTGGAGATCTACGAGGAGCTGCGTGAGAACTCCCAGCTGCTCGTCATCACGCACCAGAAGCGCACGATGGAGGTCGGCGACGCCCTCTACGGCGTGACGATGCGCGGCGACGGCGTCTCCGCGGTGATCAGCCAGCGGCTCCGGGGCGACGATTGA